The Salvelinus fontinalis isolate EN_2023a chromosome 24, ASM2944872v1, whole genome shotgun sequence genome has a segment encoding these proteins:
- the LOC129822139 gene encoding SH3 domain-binding glutamic acid-rich protein-like isoform X11: MVIKVFLASSSGSTAIKKKQQDVLGFLEALKVDYASLDIACNEDNRMWMRENVPVEKKPTNGIPLPPQIFNEESYCGDYETFFDAKEDNAVFAFLGLPPPPGSKEAKEAENAFILENGPVENGTVENETVENGTDDAEDEENLEAEEVEEENLDDDSLKREVPMEEFNGDEHTDEVEAEVGGETGEEAAEEDAAAEEKVAKEEEEEAVENTEEAAEDTKAPVKQEEAQEEVEDEEAKGEDDHPVSEGEEDLGSEQEEEDE, encoded by the exons ATGGTTATAAAAGTATTTCTAGCTTCTTCATCAGGATCGACAGCG ATCAAAAAGAAGCAACAGGATGTGCTTGGGTTCCTGGAGGCCCTGAAAGTGGACTACGCCTCATTGGACATTGCCTGCAATGAGGACAACCGCATGTGGATGAGGGAAAATGTCCCTGTGGAGAAAAAGCCCACCAACGGGATCCCCCTACCCCCTCAGATCTTCAATGAAGAGAGCTACTGTGGG GACTACGAGACATTCTTTGACGCTAAAGAAGACAATGCAGTGTTTGCCTTCCTGGGTCTGCCACCTCCTCCAGGATCCAAG GAAGCAAAAGAGGCTGAAAATGCATTTATCCTTGAGAATGGGCCTGTTGAAAATGGGACTGTTGAGAATGAGACCGTTGAGAACGGAACTGATGATGCTGAGGATGAAGAGAACCTTGAAGCtgaggaggttgaggaggagaACCTTGATGATGACTCACTA AAAAGAGAGGTTCCGATGGAGGAGTTCAATGGAGATGAACACACAGATGAGGTGGAAGCAGAGGTgggaggagaaacaggagaggaggCAGCAGAAGAAGACGCCGCCGCAGAAGAGAAGGTggcaaaggaggaggaggaggaggcggtcgAAAACACAGAGGAAGCCGCAGAAGACACT AAGGCCCCCGTGAAGCAGGAAGAAGCCCAG GAAGAAGTAGAGGATGAGGAGGCTAAG GGAGAAGACGATCACCCGGTTTCTGAG GGAGAAGAGGATTTGGGGTCGGAG
- the LOC129822139 gene encoding SH3 domain-binding glutamic acid-rich protein-like isoform X4, whose translation MVIKVFLASSSGSTAIKKKQQDVLGFLEALKVDYASLDIACNEDNRMWMRENVPVEKKPTNGIPLPPQIFNEESYCGDYETFFDAKEDNAVFAFLGLPPPPGSKEAKEAENAFILENGPVENGTVENETVENGTDDAEDEENLEAEEVEEENLDDDSLKREVPMEEFNGDEHTDEVEAEVGGETGEEAAEEDAAAEEKVAKEEEEEAVENTEEAAEDTKAPVKQEEAQEEVEDEEAKGEDDHPVSEGEEDLGSEEEEELRQLEQEEEDE comes from the exons ATGGTTATAAAAGTATTTCTAGCTTCTTCATCAGGATCGACAGCG ATCAAAAAGAAGCAACAGGATGTGCTTGGGTTCCTGGAGGCCCTGAAAGTGGACTACGCCTCATTGGACATTGCCTGCAATGAGGACAACCGCATGTGGATGAGGGAAAATGTCCCTGTGGAGAAAAAGCCCACCAACGGGATCCCCCTACCCCCTCAGATCTTCAATGAAGAGAGCTACTGTGGG GACTACGAGACATTCTTTGACGCTAAAGAAGACAATGCAGTGTTTGCCTTCCTGGGTCTGCCACCTCCTCCAGGATCCAAG GAAGCAAAAGAGGCTGAAAATGCATTTATCCTTGAGAATGGGCCTGTTGAAAATGGGACTGTTGAGAATGAGACCGTTGAGAACGGAACTGATGATGCTGAGGATGAAGAGAACCTTGAAGCtgaggaggttgaggaggagaACCTTGATGATGACTCACTA AAAAGAGAGGTTCCGATGGAGGAGTTCAATGGAGATGAACACACAGATGAGGTGGAAGCAGAGGTgggaggagaaacaggagaggaggCAGCAGAAGAAGACGCCGCCGCAGAAGAGAAGGTggcaaaggaggaggaggaggaggcggtcgAAAACACAGAGGAAGCCGCAGAAGACACT AAGGCCCCCGTGAAGCAGGAAGAAGCCCAG GAAGAAGTAGAGGATGAGGAGGCTAAG GGAGAAGACGATCACCCGGTTTCTGAG GGAGAAGAGGATTTGGGGTCGGAG
- the LOC129822139 gene encoding SH3 domain-binding glutamic acid-rich protein-like isoform X14 has protein sequence MVIKVFLASSSGSTAIKKKQQDVLGFLEALKVDYASLDIACNEDNRMWMRENVPVEKKPTNGIPLPPQIFNEESYCGDYETFFDAKEDNAVFAFLGLPPPPGSKEAKEAENAFILENGPVENGTVENETVENGTDDAEDEENLEAEEVEEENLDDDSLKREVPMEEFNGDEHTDEVEAEVGGETGEEAAEEDAAAEEKVAKEEEEEAVENTEEAAEDTKAPVKQEEAQEEVEDEEAKEEEELRQLEQEEEDE, from the exons ATGGTTATAAAAGTATTTCTAGCTTCTTCATCAGGATCGACAGCG ATCAAAAAGAAGCAACAGGATGTGCTTGGGTTCCTGGAGGCCCTGAAAGTGGACTACGCCTCATTGGACATTGCCTGCAATGAGGACAACCGCATGTGGATGAGGGAAAATGTCCCTGTGGAGAAAAAGCCCACCAACGGGATCCCCCTACCCCCTCAGATCTTCAATGAAGAGAGCTACTGTGGG GACTACGAGACATTCTTTGACGCTAAAGAAGACAATGCAGTGTTTGCCTTCCTGGGTCTGCCACCTCCTCCAGGATCCAAG GAAGCAAAAGAGGCTGAAAATGCATTTATCCTTGAGAATGGGCCTGTTGAAAATGGGACTGTTGAGAATGAGACCGTTGAGAACGGAACTGATGATGCTGAGGATGAAGAGAACCTTGAAGCtgaggaggttgaggaggagaACCTTGATGATGACTCACTA AAAAGAGAGGTTCCGATGGAGGAGTTCAATGGAGATGAACACACAGATGAGGTGGAAGCAGAGGTgggaggagaaacaggagaggaggCAGCAGAAGAAGACGCCGCCGCAGAAGAGAAGGTggcaaaggaggaggaggaggaggcggtcgAAAACACAGAGGAAGCCGCAGAAGACACT AAGGCCCCCGTGAAGCAGGAAGAAGCCCAG GAAGAAGTAGAGGATGAGGAGGCTAAG
- the LOC129822139 gene encoding SH3 domain-binding glutamic acid-rich protein-like isoform X10, with amino-acid sequence MVIKVFLASSSGSTAIKKKQQDVLGFLEALKVDYASLDIACNEDNRMWMRENVPVEKKPTNGIPLPPQIFNEESYCGDYETFFDAKEDNAVFAFLGLPPPPGSKEAKEAENAFILENGPVENGTVENETVENGTDDAEDEENLEAEEVEEENLDDDSLKREVPMEEFNGDEHTDEVEAEVGGETGEEAAEEDAAAEEKVAKEEEEEAVENTEEAAEDTKAPVKQEEAQEEVEDEEAKGEDDHPVSEEEEELRQLEEEEDE; translated from the exons ATGGTTATAAAAGTATTTCTAGCTTCTTCATCAGGATCGACAGCG ATCAAAAAGAAGCAACAGGATGTGCTTGGGTTCCTGGAGGCCCTGAAAGTGGACTACGCCTCATTGGACATTGCCTGCAATGAGGACAACCGCATGTGGATGAGGGAAAATGTCCCTGTGGAGAAAAAGCCCACCAACGGGATCCCCCTACCCCCTCAGATCTTCAATGAAGAGAGCTACTGTGGG GACTACGAGACATTCTTTGACGCTAAAGAAGACAATGCAGTGTTTGCCTTCCTGGGTCTGCCACCTCCTCCAGGATCCAAG GAAGCAAAAGAGGCTGAAAATGCATTTATCCTTGAGAATGGGCCTGTTGAAAATGGGACTGTTGAGAATGAGACCGTTGAGAACGGAACTGATGATGCTGAGGATGAAGAGAACCTTGAAGCtgaggaggttgaggaggagaACCTTGATGATGACTCACTA AAAAGAGAGGTTCCGATGGAGGAGTTCAATGGAGATGAACACACAGATGAGGTGGAAGCAGAGGTgggaggagaaacaggagaggaggCAGCAGAAGAAGACGCCGCCGCAGAAGAGAAGGTggcaaaggaggaggaggaggaggcggtcgAAAACACAGAGGAAGCCGCAGAAGACACT AAGGCCCCCGTGAAGCAGGAAGAAGCCCAG GAAGAAGTAGAGGATGAGGAGGCTAAG GGAGAAGACGATCACCCGGTTTCTGAG
- the LOC129822139 gene encoding SH3 domain-binding glutamic acid-rich protein-like isoform X5, protein MVIKVFLASSSGSTAIKKKQQDVLGFLEALKVDYASLDIACNEDNRMWMRENVPVEKKPTNGIPLPPQIFNEESYCGDYETFFDAKEDNAVFAFLGLPPPPGSKEAKEAENAFILENGPVENGTVENETVENGTDDAEDEENLEAEEVEEENLDDDSLKREVPMEEFNGDEHTDEVEAEVGGETGEEAAEEDAAAEEKVAKEEEEEAVENTEEAAEDTKAPVKQEEAQEEVEDEEAKGEDDHPVSEEEEELRQLEEEEEAPEQEEEDE, encoded by the exons ATGGTTATAAAAGTATTTCTAGCTTCTTCATCAGGATCGACAGCG ATCAAAAAGAAGCAACAGGATGTGCTTGGGTTCCTGGAGGCCCTGAAAGTGGACTACGCCTCATTGGACATTGCCTGCAATGAGGACAACCGCATGTGGATGAGGGAAAATGTCCCTGTGGAGAAAAAGCCCACCAACGGGATCCCCCTACCCCCTCAGATCTTCAATGAAGAGAGCTACTGTGGG GACTACGAGACATTCTTTGACGCTAAAGAAGACAATGCAGTGTTTGCCTTCCTGGGTCTGCCACCTCCTCCAGGATCCAAG GAAGCAAAAGAGGCTGAAAATGCATTTATCCTTGAGAATGGGCCTGTTGAAAATGGGACTGTTGAGAATGAGACCGTTGAGAACGGAACTGATGATGCTGAGGATGAAGAGAACCTTGAAGCtgaggaggttgaggaggagaACCTTGATGATGACTCACTA AAAAGAGAGGTTCCGATGGAGGAGTTCAATGGAGATGAACACACAGATGAGGTGGAAGCAGAGGTgggaggagaaacaggagaggaggCAGCAGAAGAAGACGCCGCCGCAGAAGAGAAGGTggcaaaggaggaggaggaggaggcggtcgAAAACACAGAGGAAGCCGCAGAAGACACT AAGGCCCCCGTGAAGCAGGAAGAAGCCCAG GAAGAAGTAGAGGATGAGGAGGCTAAG GGAGAAGACGATCACCCGGTTTCTGAG
- the LOC129822139 gene encoding SH3 domain-binding glutamic acid-rich protein-like isoform X9: MVIKVFLASSSGSTAIKKKQQDVLGFLEALKVDYASLDIACNEDNRMWMRENVPVEKKPTNGIPLPPQIFNEESYCGDYETFFDAKEDNAVFAFLGLPPPPGSKEAKEAENAFILENGPVENGTVENETVENGTDDAEDEENLEAEEVEEENLDDDSLKREVPMEEFNGDEHTDEVEAEVGGETGEEAAEEDAAAEEKVAKEEEEEAVENTEEAAEDTKAPVKQEEAQEEVEDEEAKGEDDHPVSEEEEELRQLEQEEEDE, from the exons ATGGTTATAAAAGTATTTCTAGCTTCTTCATCAGGATCGACAGCG ATCAAAAAGAAGCAACAGGATGTGCTTGGGTTCCTGGAGGCCCTGAAAGTGGACTACGCCTCATTGGACATTGCCTGCAATGAGGACAACCGCATGTGGATGAGGGAAAATGTCCCTGTGGAGAAAAAGCCCACCAACGGGATCCCCCTACCCCCTCAGATCTTCAATGAAGAGAGCTACTGTGGG GACTACGAGACATTCTTTGACGCTAAAGAAGACAATGCAGTGTTTGCCTTCCTGGGTCTGCCACCTCCTCCAGGATCCAAG GAAGCAAAAGAGGCTGAAAATGCATTTATCCTTGAGAATGGGCCTGTTGAAAATGGGACTGTTGAGAATGAGACCGTTGAGAACGGAACTGATGATGCTGAGGATGAAGAGAACCTTGAAGCtgaggaggttgaggaggagaACCTTGATGATGACTCACTA AAAAGAGAGGTTCCGATGGAGGAGTTCAATGGAGATGAACACACAGATGAGGTGGAAGCAGAGGTgggaggagaaacaggagaggaggCAGCAGAAGAAGACGCCGCCGCAGAAGAGAAGGTggcaaaggaggaggaggaggaggcggtcgAAAACACAGAGGAAGCCGCAGAAGACACT AAGGCCCCCGTGAAGCAGGAAGAAGCCCAG GAAGAAGTAGAGGATGAGGAGGCTAAG GGAGAAGACGATCACCCGGTTTCTGAG
- the LOC129822139 gene encoding SH3 domain-binding glutamic acid-rich protein-like isoform X6, producing MVIKVFLASSSGSTAIKKKQQDVLGFLEALKVDYASLDIACNEDNRMWMRENVPVEKKPTNGIPLPPQIFNEESYCGDYETFFDAKEDNAVFAFLGLPPPPGSKEAKEAENAFILENGPVENGTVENETVENGTDDAEDEENLEAEEVEEENLDDDSLKREVPMEEFNGDEHTDEVEAEVGGETGEEAAEEDAAAEEKVAKEEEEEAVENTEEAAEDTKAPVKQEEAQEEVEDEEAKGEDDHPVSEGEEDLGSEEEEELRQLEEEEDE from the exons ATGGTTATAAAAGTATTTCTAGCTTCTTCATCAGGATCGACAGCG ATCAAAAAGAAGCAACAGGATGTGCTTGGGTTCCTGGAGGCCCTGAAAGTGGACTACGCCTCATTGGACATTGCCTGCAATGAGGACAACCGCATGTGGATGAGGGAAAATGTCCCTGTGGAGAAAAAGCCCACCAACGGGATCCCCCTACCCCCTCAGATCTTCAATGAAGAGAGCTACTGTGGG GACTACGAGACATTCTTTGACGCTAAAGAAGACAATGCAGTGTTTGCCTTCCTGGGTCTGCCACCTCCTCCAGGATCCAAG GAAGCAAAAGAGGCTGAAAATGCATTTATCCTTGAGAATGGGCCTGTTGAAAATGGGACTGTTGAGAATGAGACCGTTGAGAACGGAACTGATGATGCTGAGGATGAAGAGAACCTTGAAGCtgaggaggttgaggaggagaACCTTGATGATGACTCACTA AAAAGAGAGGTTCCGATGGAGGAGTTCAATGGAGATGAACACACAGATGAGGTGGAAGCAGAGGTgggaggagaaacaggagaggaggCAGCAGAAGAAGACGCCGCCGCAGAAGAGAAGGTggcaaaggaggaggaggaggaggcggtcgAAAACACAGAGGAAGCCGCAGAAGACACT AAGGCCCCCGTGAAGCAGGAAGAAGCCCAG GAAGAAGTAGAGGATGAGGAGGCTAAG GGAGAAGACGATCACCCGGTTTCTGAG GGAGAAGAGGATTTGGGGTCGGAG
- the LOC129822139 gene encoding SH3 domain-binding glutamic acid-rich protein-like isoform X16: MVIKVFLASSSGSTAIKKKQQDVLGFLEALKVDYASLDIACNEDNRMWMRENVPVEKKPTNGIPLPPQIFNEESYCGDYETFFDAKEDNAVFAFLGLPPPPGSKEAKEAENAFILENGPVENGTVENETVENGTDDAEDEENLEAEEVEEENLDDDSLKREVPMEEFNGDEHTDEVEAEVGGETGEEAAEEDAAAEEKVAKEEEEEAVENTEEAAEDTKAPVKQEEAQEEVEDEEAKEEEELRQLEEEEDE; the protein is encoded by the exons ATGGTTATAAAAGTATTTCTAGCTTCTTCATCAGGATCGACAGCG ATCAAAAAGAAGCAACAGGATGTGCTTGGGTTCCTGGAGGCCCTGAAAGTGGACTACGCCTCATTGGACATTGCCTGCAATGAGGACAACCGCATGTGGATGAGGGAAAATGTCCCTGTGGAGAAAAAGCCCACCAACGGGATCCCCCTACCCCCTCAGATCTTCAATGAAGAGAGCTACTGTGGG GACTACGAGACATTCTTTGACGCTAAAGAAGACAATGCAGTGTTTGCCTTCCTGGGTCTGCCACCTCCTCCAGGATCCAAG GAAGCAAAAGAGGCTGAAAATGCATTTATCCTTGAGAATGGGCCTGTTGAAAATGGGACTGTTGAGAATGAGACCGTTGAGAACGGAACTGATGATGCTGAGGATGAAGAGAACCTTGAAGCtgaggaggttgaggaggagaACCTTGATGATGACTCACTA AAAAGAGAGGTTCCGATGGAGGAGTTCAATGGAGATGAACACACAGATGAGGTGGAAGCAGAGGTgggaggagaaacaggagaggaggCAGCAGAAGAAGACGCCGCCGCAGAAGAGAAGGTggcaaaggaggaggaggaggaggcggtcgAAAACACAGAGGAAGCCGCAGAAGACACT AAGGCCCCCGTGAAGCAGGAAGAAGCCCAG GAAGAAGTAGAGGATGAGGAGGCTAAG
- the LOC129822139 gene encoding adapter SH3BGRL-like isoform X27 has translation MVIKVFLASSSGSTAIKKKQQDVLGFLEALKVDYASLDIACNEDNRMWMRENVPVEKKPTNGIPLPPQIFNEESYCGDYETFFDAKEDNAVFAFLGLPPPPGSKKAPVKQEEAQEEVEDEEAKGEDDHPVSEQEEEDE, from the exons ATGGTTATAAAAGTATTTCTAGCTTCTTCATCAGGATCGACAGCG ATCAAAAAGAAGCAACAGGATGTGCTTGGGTTCCTGGAGGCCCTGAAAGTGGACTACGCCTCATTGGACATTGCCTGCAATGAGGACAACCGCATGTGGATGAGGGAAAATGTCCCTGTGGAGAAAAAGCCCACCAACGGGATCCCCCTACCCCCTCAGATCTTCAATGAAGAGAGCTACTGTGGG GACTACGAGACATTCTTTGACGCTAAAGAAGACAATGCAGTGTTTGCCTTCCTGGGTCTGCCACCTCCTCCAGGATCCAAG AAGGCCCCCGTGAAGCAGGAAGAAGCCCAG GAAGAAGTAGAGGATGAGGAGGCTAAG GGAGAAGACGATCACCCGGTTTCTGAG
- the LOC129822139 gene encoding SH3 domain-binding glutamic acid-rich protein-like isoform X7, whose translation MVIKVFLASSSGSTAIKKKQQDVLGFLEALKVDYASLDIACNEDNRMWMRENVPVEKKPTNGIPLPPQIFNEESYCGDYETFFDAKEDNAVFAFLGLPPPPGSKEAKEAENAFILENGPVENGTVENETVENGTDDAEDEENLEAEEVEEENLDDDSLKREVPMEEFNGDEHTDEVEAEVGGETGEEAAEEDAAAEEKVAKEEEEEAVENTEEAAEDTKAPVKQEEAQEEVEDEEAKGEDDHPVSEEEEELRQLEEEEEAPEEEEDE comes from the exons ATGGTTATAAAAGTATTTCTAGCTTCTTCATCAGGATCGACAGCG ATCAAAAAGAAGCAACAGGATGTGCTTGGGTTCCTGGAGGCCCTGAAAGTGGACTACGCCTCATTGGACATTGCCTGCAATGAGGACAACCGCATGTGGATGAGGGAAAATGTCCCTGTGGAGAAAAAGCCCACCAACGGGATCCCCCTACCCCCTCAGATCTTCAATGAAGAGAGCTACTGTGGG GACTACGAGACATTCTTTGACGCTAAAGAAGACAATGCAGTGTTTGCCTTCCTGGGTCTGCCACCTCCTCCAGGATCCAAG GAAGCAAAAGAGGCTGAAAATGCATTTATCCTTGAGAATGGGCCTGTTGAAAATGGGACTGTTGAGAATGAGACCGTTGAGAACGGAACTGATGATGCTGAGGATGAAGAGAACCTTGAAGCtgaggaggttgaggaggagaACCTTGATGATGACTCACTA AAAAGAGAGGTTCCGATGGAGGAGTTCAATGGAGATGAACACACAGATGAGGTGGAAGCAGAGGTgggaggagaaacaggagaggaggCAGCAGAAGAAGACGCCGCCGCAGAAGAGAAGGTggcaaaggaggaggaggaggaggcggtcgAAAACACAGAGGAAGCCGCAGAAGACACT AAGGCCCCCGTGAAGCAGGAAGAAGCCCAG GAAGAAGTAGAGGATGAGGAGGCTAAG GGAGAAGACGATCACCCGGTTTCTGAG
- the LOC129822139 gene encoding SH3 domain-binding glutamic acid-rich protein-like isoform X17, producing the protein MVIKVFLASSSGSTAIKKKQQDVLGFLEALKVDYASLDIACNEDNRMWMRENVPVEKKPTNGIPLPPQIFNEESYCGDYETFFDAKEDNAVFAFLGLPPPPGSKEAKEAENAFILENGPVENGTVENETVENGTDDAEDEENLEAEEVEEENLDDDSLKREVPMEEFNGDEHTDEVEAEVGGETGEEAAEEDAAAEEKVAKEEEEEAVENTEEAAEDTKAPVKQEEAQEEVEDEEAKQEEEDE; encoded by the exons ATGGTTATAAAAGTATTTCTAGCTTCTTCATCAGGATCGACAGCG ATCAAAAAGAAGCAACAGGATGTGCTTGGGTTCCTGGAGGCCCTGAAAGTGGACTACGCCTCATTGGACATTGCCTGCAATGAGGACAACCGCATGTGGATGAGGGAAAATGTCCCTGTGGAGAAAAAGCCCACCAACGGGATCCCCCTACCCCCTCAGATCTTCAATGAAGAGAGCTACTGTGGG GACTACGAGACATTCTTTGACGCTAAAGAAGACAATGCAGTGTTTGCCTTCCTGGGTCTGCCACCTCCTCCAGGATCCAAG GAAGCAAAAGAGGCTGAAAATGCATTTATCCTTGAGAATGGGCCTGTTGAAAATGGGACTGTTGAGAATGAGACCGTTGAGAACGGAACTGATGATGCTGAGGATGAAGAGAACCTTGAAGCtgaggaggttgaggaggagaACCTTGATGATGACTCACTA AAAAGAGAGGTTCCGATGGAGGAGTTCAATGGAGATGAACACACAGATGAGGTGGAAGCAGAGGTgggaggagaaacaggagaggaggCAGCAGAAGAAGACGCCGCCGCAGAAGAGAAGGTggcaaaggaggaggaggaggaggcggtcgAAAACACAGAGGAAGCCGCAGAAGACACT AAGGCCCCCGTGAAGCAGGAAGAAGCCCAG GAAGAAGTAGAGGATGAGGAGGCTAAG
- the LOC129822139 gene encoding SH3 domain-binding glutamic acid-rich protein-like isoform X8 — MVIKVFLASSSGSTAIKKKQQDVLGFLEALKVDYASLDIACNEDNRMWMRENVPVEKKPTNGIPLPPQIFNEESYCGDYETFFDAKEDNAVFAFLGLPPPPGSKEAKEAENAFILENGPVENGTVENETVENGTDDAEDEENLEAEEVEEENLDDDSLKREVPMEEFNGDEHTDEVEAEVGGETGEEAAEEDAAAEEKVAKEEEEEAVENTEEAAEDTKAPVKQEEAQEEVEDEEAKGEDDHPVSEVCCGWIAVCSDAFHLNP; from the exons ATGGTTATAAAAGTATTTCTAGCTTCTTCATCAGGATCGACAGCG ATCAAAAAGAAGCAACAGGATGTGCTTGGGTTCCTGGAGGCCCTGAAAGTGGACTACGCCTCATTGGACATTGCCTGCAATGAGGACAACCGCATGTGGATGAGGGAAAATGTCCCTGTGGAGAAAAAGCCCACCAACGGGATCCCCCTACCCCCTCAGATCTTCAATGAAGAGAGCTACTGTGGG GACTACGAGACATTCTTTGACGCTAAAGAAGACAATGCAGTGTTTGCCTTCCTGGGTCTGCCACCTCCTCCAGGATCCAAG GAAGCAAAAGAGGCTGAAAATGCATTTATCCTTGAGAATGGGCCTGTTGAAAATGGGACTGTTGAGAATGAGACCGTTGAGAACGGAACTGATGATGCTGAGGATGAAGAGAACCTTGAAGCtgaggaggttgaggaggagaACCTTGATGATGACTCACTA AAAAGAGAGGTTCCGATGGAGGAGTTCAATGGAGATGAACACACAGATGAGGTGGAAGCAGAGGTgggaggagaaacaggagaggaggCAGCAGAAGAAGACGCCGCCGCAGAAGAGAAGGTggcaaaggaggaggaggaggaggcggtcgAAAACACAGAGGAAGCCGCAGAAGACACT AAGGCCCCCGTGAAGCAGGAAGAAGCCCAG GAAGAAGTAGAGGATGAGGAGGCTAAG GGAGAAGACGATCACCCGGTTTCTGAG GTCTGCTGTGGATGGATTGCTGTATGTTCGGATGCATTTCATCTTAATCCTTGA
- the LOC129822139 gene encoding SH3 domain-binding glutamic acid-rich protein-like isoform X15: MVIKVFLASSSGSTAIKKKQQDVLGFLEALKVDYASLDIACNEDNRMWMRENVPVEKKPTNGIPLPPQIFNEESYCGDYETFFDAKEDNAVFAFLGLPPPPGSKEAKEAENAFILENGPVENGTVENETVENGTDDAEDEENLEAEEVEEENLDDDSLKREVPMEEFNGDEHTDEVEAEVGGETGEEAAEEDAAAEEKVAKEEEEEAVENTEEAAEDTKAPVKQEEAQEEVEDEEAKGEDDHPVSEEEEDE, translated from the exons ATGGTTATAAAAGTATTTCTAGCTTCTTCATCAGGATCGACAGCG ATCAAAAAGAAGCAACAGGATGTGCTTGGGTTCCTGGAGGCCCTGAAAGTGGACTACGCCTCATTGGACATTGCCTGCAATGAGGACAACCGCATGTGGATGAGGGAAAATGTCCCTGTGGAGAAAAAGCCCACCAACGGGATCCCCCTACCCCCTCAGATCTTCAATGAAGAGAGCTACTGTGGG GACTACGAGACATTCTTTGACGCTAAAGAAGACAATGCAGTGTTTGCCTTCCTGGGTCTGCCACCTCCTCCAGGATCCAAG GAAGCAAAAGAGGCTGAAAATGCATTTATCCTTGAGAATGGGCCTGTTGAAAATGGGACTGTTGAGAATGAGACCGTTGAGAACGGAACTGATGATGCTGAGGATGAAGAGAACCTTGAAGCtgaggaggttgaggaggagaACCTTGATGATGACTCACTA AAAAGAGAGGTTCCGATGGAGGAGTTCAATGGAGATGAACACACAGATGAGGTGGAAGCAGAGGTgggaggagaaacaggagaggaggCAGCAGAAGAAGACGCCGCCGCAGAAGAGAAGGTggcaaaggaggaggaggaggaggcggtcgAAAACACAGAGGAAGCCGCAGAAGACACT AAGGCCCCCGTGAAGCAGGAAGAAGCCCAG GAAGAAGTAGAGGATGAGGAGGCTAAG GGAGAAGACGATCACCCGGTTTCTGAG